The Podospora bellae-mahoneyi strain CBS 112042 chromosome 7, whole genome shotgun sequence genome includes a window with the following:
- a CDS encoding hypothetical protein (EggNog:ENOG503P0E6; COG:S): MTACRRFSRDDTAFRFLIDSLLPEIWSAISQPPLDLSVINAVLLLATWPFPTIRFLSDPSMIFAGIAMNSSFLMGLHTGRGTHSEFKHATEVNDTTDEEATFTWAGCAIISHRVSAYMGCPSASSLFNKTVDQLLDGSSQFPLPRYFYLHLETARFANRVSRTMCASLEEAQGVSHHLVAYMEEEYTKVQRLLYPDNSDLDHFTLLSTLLEIQTYYFMPLPGYSPELLKRNLIKCYTTAESLIHQAASRLHRETAFLHYAPHFVFRTLLSAICVVMRVHLSSYTKGFQADTVDALIKEAIRALRICSVQEGDLHVRCASMLESYWEMRKRSNHWCRTGVSVYTHRLGASLTFDCLRRWKRDVEDARDSGRGVIGPGGTEGGEDGGKKVENNNVNVGGVERVDEGPRPTANVDLGLADPFQRFDWSVFMDDFDWSFTNTSTSPAFMGPMGPT; the protein is encoded by the exons atgaccgCCTGCCGCCGGTTCTCCCGGGACGACACCGCCTTTCGGTTTCTGATCGACTCCCTACTGCCAGAAATATGGAGCGCCATCTCACAACCGCCACTAGATCTATCAGTCATCAACGCTGTCTTGCTACTAGCAACATGGCCCTTTCCCACAATCAGGTTTTTGTCTGATCCATCAATGATCTTTGCAGGGATAGCCATGAACTCGTCCTTCTTGATGGGGCTTCATACCGGCAGGGGAACCCATTCGGAGTTCAAGCATGCCACCGAGGTGAATGACACGACAGACGAAGAGGCTACTTTTACTTGGGCGGGATGTGCCATTATCTCTCATCGGGTATCGGCATACATGGGCTGCCCATCAGCTAGTTCATTGTTCAACAAGACAGTCGACCAGTTGCTCGACGGCAGCAGTCAGTTTCCACTACCCAGGTATTTTTACCTGCATTTGGAAACAGCTCGGTTTGCGAACCGGGTGAGCAGGACCATGTGTGCTTCGCTGGAGGAAGCTCAGGGGGTGAGCCATCACTTGGTGGCGTatatggaggaggagtacaCCAAGGTTCAGAGGCTGTTGTATCCAGACAACTCAG ACCTCGACCATTTCACCCTTTTGTCTACCCTCCTCGAGATCCAAACTTATTACTTCATGCCTTTGCCCGGCTACAGCCCCGAACTCCTCAAAAGGAACCTCATCAAATGCTACACCACGGCCGAATCCCTTATCCACCAAGCGGCCTCAAGACTACACCGGGAAACAGCCTTTCTGCACTACGCTCCTCACTTTGTGTTTCGGACTCTTTTGTCGGCGATCTgcgtggtgatgagggttCATTTGTCTTCTTATACCAAGGGGTTTCAGGCAGACACTGTTGACGCGCTGATCAAGGAAGCGATTCGAGCGCTGAGGATATGTTCTGTGCAAGAAGGGGACTTGCATGTGAGATGCGCGAGCATGCTGGAAAGTTACTGGGAGATGAGAAAAAGGTCGAATCACTGGTGTAGGACGGGGGTGAGCGTGTATACACATCGTCTGGGGGCGAGCTTGACGTTTGATtgcttgaggaggtggaagagggatgtggaggatgcGAGGGAtagtgggaggggggtgattgGGCCTGGGGGGacggaggggggtgaggatggggggaagaaggtggaaAATAACAATGTGaatgtgggaggggttgagagggttg ATGAAGGACCGAGACCGACGGCAAATGTGGATTTGGGACTGGCGGATCCGTTTCAACGGTTTGACTGGAGTGTGTTTATGGATGATTTTGATTGGAGCTTCACGAATACATCTACTTCGCCGGCGTTTATGGGGCCTATGGGACCgacttga
- a CDS encoding hypothetical protein (EggNog:ENOG503P3YQ; COG:S) yields MAELEEFPSRNRNKRKASPSPPPSNAEAKRSRVDDLPDYHDDHRGPPHQEDPLGYDNRSRSPFHQRHPNSSYPRRDSYRQPAPLPQEPLAPPPKKSVTQEERKRGQRLFGGILGTLSGQTREGSNLHKRRQDIERRQHERAQRQEVEDEKHRRERLERGRRERMMNQIEVDEKSMHARHEDWMEKARCLMTRSYPRILYRPWELTREQSRTVSDQVRDAEDRIDRELAVWKRERERRYRELGAPVPAPVRPREDDHRREPAHTRKEDGRRERDRPREPAPISENDSGDDGRHQQDSLPKDTQMEVDDHQPKKNEQVQEKEKDSEQKRRSSDQHHDEVMVQDAEDTVIY; encoded by the exons ATGGCCGAACTTGAAGAATTCCCCTCGAGGAACAGGAACAAGCGAAAAGCCTcccccagcccaccaccctccaacgCGGAAGCCAAGCGCTCACGTGTCGACGATTTGCCAGACTACCATGATGATCACAGGggacctcctcaccaagaAGACCCTCTAGGTTATGACAACCGATCCCGCAGTCCATTCCACCAAAGACATCCCAACTCTTCTTACCCAAGAAGAGACAGCTACCGCCAACCGGCCCCGCTACCGCAGGAACCGCtggccccaccaccaaaaaagtCAGTCACCCAGGAAGAGCGCAAGCGCGGCCAGAGGCTGTTTggtgggattttggggaCTTTGAGCGGGCAGACGAGGGAAGGTAGTAATTTGCATAAACGGAGGCAGGATATCGAGCGGAGGCAGCATGAGAGGGCGCAGAggcaggaggtggaggatgagaagcacaggcgggagaggttggagagggggaggagggagaggatgatgaatcagattgaggtggatgagaagagTATGCATGCGAGGCATGAGGATtggatggagaaggcgaggtgTTTGATGACGAGGAGTTATCCGAGGATT CTCTACCGCCCTTGGGAACTAACGCGGGAACAATCACGGACAGTTAGCGATCAGGTCCGTGATGCGGAAGACAGGATAGATAGGGAGTTGGCGgtgtggaagagggagagggagaggagataTCGTGAGTTGGGGGCTCCGGTGCCGGCACCTGTACGTCCTAGGGAGGATGATCATCGTCGAGAACCAGCACATACCAGAAAGGAAGACGGCCGTCGGGAAAGAGACAGACCACGGGAACCAGCACCGATTTCCGAAAACGATAGCGGCGATGATGGCCGTCATCAGCAGGACAGCCTGCCAAAAGATACCcagatggaggtggatgacCACCAACCCAAGAAGAACGAACAGGTtcaagagaaggagaaggacagTGAACAGAAGCGACGAAGCTCGGATCAGCATCACGACGAGGTGATGGTGCAGGATGCGGAGGATACAGTTATTTACTAA
- the ini1 gene encoding Pre-mRNA-splicing factor ini1 (EggNog:ENOG503P2QV; BUSCO:EOG09265DWT; COG:S), whose translation MSRHHPDLVMCRKQPGIAIGRLCDKCDGKCPVCDSYVRPTTLVRICDECSFGNYQNKCVVCGGEGISDAFYCFECTRLEKDRDGCPKIINLGSSRTDLFYQKKTNRTGF comes from the exons ATGTCCCGCCACCACCC aGACCTAGTAATGTGCCGCAAACAACCCGGCATAGCCATCGGCCGCCTCTGCGACAAGTGCGACGGCAAGTGCCCCGTCTGCGACTCCTACGTCCgacccaccaccctcgtccGCATCTGCGACGAGTGCTCCTTCGGCAACTACCAAAACAAGTGCGTCGTctgcggcggcgagggcatCTCGGACGCCTTCTATTGCTTCGAGTGCACCCGCCTCGAAAAGGACCGGGACGGGTGCCCAAAGATTATCAACCTGGGGAGTTCGAGGACTGAT CTGTTTTaccaaaagaaaacgaaTCGGACGGGGTTCTAG
- a CDS encoding hypothetical protein (COG:U; EggNog:ENOG503P0AK), translated as MVPSSNRSSVVSSEPNGNSNGTNLMTSSISSLSSSMNSPRPTSSSSHITKTYRQASTLFLTRRLPEALSTVLPLVSPVPQIENDPNSPFDPAPAAKASRSSRIKVWSLYLTILNAILELDSEEGKAAFGTAEWRALCHKVKDGEIWEEVVKNGYHGVEGDVDADVVINLATLLLAHAKTQTHTQTRLETYLSSPPSPLPTSADFSRSSSRPPHLRERSNSVISRNGGNGTDTPRDLASRLKLLELYTLHVLPRNQEWVYAKEFISVSPVLDEERREAFLQALDSLQEEQKEFERIEELKRKENEERIKRDIEEARRLRAENEERERKRLEEERVRREKEEKERKERIAGKSKTKGKGGVTEGDFGLDDGGSSTSSGGGGVKKRKGGLAKVPPSSIKKGGGAGAKMPVGGPSGGKARRDSEGTMTLASRATVVLGNLKGVVDQFAKAWQMNPFAMYRFLAFIIGLVVVFGRKRTRERVMRLVGVAWGKVAATAGMGTKVSYI; from the exons ATGgtgccctcctccaaccgGTCATCTGTTGTCAGCTCCGAGCCCaacggcaacagcaacggcacCAACCTCATGACCTCAagcatctcctccctttcctcgTCCATGAACTCCCCCCGgcccacctcttcctcctcgcacATCACAAAGACCTATCGACAAGCCTCTACTCTCTTCCTCACGCGTCGTCTGCCAgaagccctctccaccgTTCTCCCTCTGgtctcccccgtcccccaaATCGAAAATgaccccaacagccccttcGACCCAGCCCCGGCAGCGAAAGCTTCCCGGTCTTCCCGCATCAAAGTATGGTCCTTGTACCTGACCATCCTCAACGCGATCCTCGAGCTCGATTCCGAAGAGGGTAAAGCCGCCTTTGGGACGGCCGAGTGGCGCGCCTTGTGCCACAAAGtcaaggatggggagatttgggaggaggtggtaaAGAATGGTTATCACGGGGTAGAAGGCGATGTTGACGCTGATGTGGTAATCAACTT AGcaaccctcctcctagcccacgccaaaacccaaacccacaCCCAAACCCGCCTAGAAACCtacctctcctctcccccttccccccttcccacatCGGCAGACTTCTCCCGATCCAGCTCCcgtcctccccacctccgTGAGCGCTCCAACAGCGTCATCTCCCGCAATGGAGGCAACGGCACCGACACCCCGCGGGATTTGGCCTCCCGCCTCAAACTTTTGGAACTATACACCCTGCACGTCCTCCCGCGCAACCAGGAGTGGGTCTACGCCAAGGAATTCATCTCTGTCTCCCCCGTCCTGGACGAGGAGCGTCGTGAGGCGTTCCTGCAGGCGCTGGACAGTctgcaggaggagcaaaaggagtttgagagaattgaggagctgaagaggaaggagaatgAGGAGAGGATCAAGAGGGATattgaggaggcgaggaggttgagggcggagaatgaagagagggaaaggaagaggcttgaggaggagagggtgaggagggagaaggaggagaaggagaggaaggagaggattgcggggaagagcaagacaaaggggaagggcgggGTGACGGAGGGGGATTTTGGGCTGGATGATGGGGGCAGTAGTAcgagtagtggtggtggtggggtgaagaagaggaagggggggttggcaAAGGTGCCGCCTAGTAGTATcaagaaggggggtggtgcggGGGCGAAGATGCCGGTGGGGGGTCCTTCGGgggggaaggcgaggagggataGTGAGGGGACCATGACGTTGGCCAGTAGggcgacggtggtgttggggaatttgaagggggtggtggatcAGTTTGCCAAGGCGTGGCAGATGAACCCGTTTGCGATGTATAGGTTTTTGGCGTTTATTattgggttggtggttgtgtttgggaggaagaggacgagggagagggtgatgaggctGGTGGGGGTTGCTTGGGGAAAGGTGGCTGCCACGGCGGGGATGGGGACCAAGGTCAGCTATATCTGA